A single window of Streptomyces xanthii DNA harbors:
- a CDS encoding carbohydrate kinase family protein: MRIAVTGSIATDHLMTFPGRFADQLVADQLHTVSLSFLVDNLDVRRGGVGANIAFGMGQLGTGPVLVGAAGSDFDEYRAWLDRHGVDTASVRISETLHTARFVCTTDADHNQIGSFYTGAMSEARLIELKTVADRVGGLDLVLIGADDPEGMLRHTEECRSRNIPFAADFSQQIARMDGEEIRTLLEGATYLFSNEYEKGLIESKTGWSDAEILAKVGHRVTTLGSRGVRIERVGEDPIEVGVPEEKAKVDPTGVGDAFRAGFLSGLAWGVSLERAAQIGCMLATLVIETLGTQEYELRRAAFMDRFKKAYGDEAAAEVEGHLS; this comes from the coding sequence GTGCGAATCGCAGTCACCGGCTCCATCGCCACCGACCACCTGATGACCTTCCCCGGCCGCTTCGCCGACCAGCTCGTCGCCGATCAGCTGCACACGGTCTCCCTCTCCTTCCTCGTCGACAACCTCGACGTGCGCCGGGGCGGCGTCGGCGCCAACATCGCGTTCGGCATGGGCCAGCTCGGCACCGGCCCGGTCCTGGTCGGCGCGGCAGGCTCCGACTTCGACGAGTACCGCGCCTGGCTCGACCGGCACGGCGTGGACACCGCCTCCGTCCGGATCTCCGAGACCCTGCACACCGCCCGCTTCGTGTGCACGACGGACGCCGACCACAACCAGATCGGCTCCTTCTACACCGGCGCCATGAGCGAGGCCCGCCTCATCGAGCTCAAGACCGTCGCCGACCGCGTGGGCGGCCTCGACCTGGTCCTCATCGGCGCCGACGACCCGGAGGGCATGCTCCGCCACACCGAGGAGTGCCGCAGCCGGAACATCCCGTTCGCCGCGGACTTCTCGCAGCAGATCGCGCGCATGGACGGCGAGGAGATCCGCACGCTCCTCGAAGGCGCCACGTACCTCTTCTCCAACGAGTACGAGAAGGGCCTCATCGAGTCGAAGACCGGCTGGAGCGACGCGGAGATCCTCGCCAAGGTCGGCCACCGCGTCACCACGCTCGGCTCGCGCGGGGTCCGCATCGAGCGGGTCGGGGAGGACCCGATCGAGGTCGGCGTCCCGGAAGAGAAGGCGAAGGTCGACCCCACCGGTGTCGGCGACGCCTTCCGCGCCGGGTTCCTCTCGGGTCTCGCCTGGGGCGTCTCGCTGGAGCGCGCGGCCCAGATCGGCTGCATGCTCGCCACCCTGGTCATCGAGACCCTGGGCACCCAGGAGTACGAACTGCGCCGCGCGGCTTTCATGGACCGCTTCAAGAAGGCCTACGGTGACGAGGCTGCCGCCGAGGTCGAGGGTCACCTGAGCTGA